The sequence TTTTGGCAAATAATCATCAGCACCAAGCTGAAGTCCAACAACCTTGTCGCTAATATCGCTTCTAGCTGAACTTATGATGATAGGAATGTCGTATTTTTGGCGAATTTCTTTACAAACCTCAAGCCCATCAATGCCCGGCAAAGTAAGATCAAGTATTAACAAATCATAGTTTTTTATCCCGGCACTAAGTCCTAAATATGGATCTTCAAAATTCGTAACTTTTATATTAAAACTATCAAGATATTCAGATAAAATTTGCGCAAATTCTGGATCGTCTTCTATCATTAAAACATTAACCATGAATTATCCTTTTTATTAAAAATAGTAGAGATTATACGGCAAAAATGTAAATTCTTTTTTAAATTTAAACTTTTTTGGGTAAAATCCCATATTTAAAATAAGCTTAATTAACAAGGAAAAATGTGGAATTTGACTATTACGAAATCCTTGAAATTTCAAGAAATGCAAGCGGAGATGAGATCAAAAAAGCCTTTAGAAGGCTTGCTTTAAAATATCATCCAGATAGAAATTCTGGCGACAAAGAGGCTGAACTAAAATTTAAACAGATAAATGAAGCTTATCAAGTTTTAAGCGACGAGCAAAAACGCTCTATCTACGACAGATATGGCAAAGAAGGCCTTGAGGGTCGATTTGGTAGCGGTGGCGGGTTTAGTGCCGATTTTGACCTTTCAGATATTTTTGACTCATTTTTTGGTGGCGGTTTTTCAAGTAGTTCTAGGCAGAGAAAAAGATACTCTGAAAAATACTCAGCCGATCTTGAAATTCCTATAAATTTGGAGTTTAACGAAGCTATTTTTGGTTGTGAAAAAGAGATAAAATTTGATCAAAAAGTGCCTTGCCCAACATGCAATGCAACCGGCAGTAAAGATGGCAAGAGCAAGACTTGCCAGCACTGTGGCGGAAGTGGCAGGATAACACGCGGAAATGGCTTTATGAATATCGTCCAAGAGTGTCCATATTGTCACGGAAGCGGTGAAGTAATAAGCGAACCATGCCCCGATTGTAACGCGAAAGCTTATAAAATCCAGCAACAAACTGTAAAGATTACCATCCCTGAAGGCGTTGATAGCGGCATGAGAATGAGAGTAGCTGGTAAAGGCAATATCGGCACAAACGGCGTTCAAGGCGATCTTTATGTAAGCATAAACGTAAAAGAAGATAAGCATTTCATTCGTCACAATGATGATGTTTATCTAGAAATTCCTGTCTTTTTCACGCAAGCTATACTTGGTGAAAGCATAAAAATTCCAACGCTTCGAGGAGAAACTGAGCTAAAACTACCTGTTGGAGCAAAGGACAAGCAGCAATTTATCT is a genomic window of Campylobacter concisus containing:
- the dnaJ gene encoding molecular chaperone DnaJ — its product is MEFDYYEILEISRNASGDEIKKAFRRLALKYHPDRNSGDKEAELKFKQINEAYQVLSDEQKRSIYDRYGKEGLEGRFGSGGGFSADFDLSDIFDSFFGGGFSSSSRQRKRYSEKYSADLEIPINLEFNEAIFGCEKEIKFDQKVPCPTCNATGSKDGKSKTCQHCGGSGRITRGNGFMNIVQECPYCHGSGEVISEPCPDCNAKAYKIQQQTVKITIPEGVDSGMRMRVAGKGNIGTNGVQGDLYVSINVKEDKHFIRHNDDVYLEIPVFFTQAILGESIKIPTLRGETELKLPVGAKDKQQFIFENEGIKSVNSRKKGRLVAQISIQTPEKLSDEQKELLNKLQASFGIESGKSNTDESVFDKIKSWFKGDEPKGKKKK